A part of Jaculus jaculus isolate mJacJac1 chromosome 17, mJacJac1.mat.Y.cur, whole genome shotgun sequence genomic DNA contains:
- the LOC101596333 gene encoding zinc finger protein 445-like codes for MPPGRWHTVRPAQAQASRERRRLRTVKKEEEDDSSTSLCTARPQTLNRPGQELFRQLFRQLRYHESSGPLETLNRLRELCRWWMRPDVLSKEQILELLVLEQFLSILPGELRTWVQLHHPESGEEAVALLEELQRDLDGTPQKDPLLAQSLDVHWMGTGALQSAQIWPSSSPLKSGSALGGHLEPPHAVGVYDFLAGQSDPFAAQMPCPLQREGSTDEQVTSARSLTAQPQEALTFKDVEVTFSQDEWVFLDSVQRNLYRDVMLESYGHIASLMGPSSKPAVISWLEAREPWVQTVHAVQPSSDLWTIPAGGEPQIWTSKVILEQNPLKCTETFTVPPVCPATCVYEGTRLRTSFGPNSSLQKHCGSPREVRVKKEEIDFNDMTEKEPEVTGRSNIVDLKHGTYVRVSMKKQSLKHGCGRHFRKSSHHYDHKKSGKGPPHTVEGLGIHQRIHTGLRGSEKDTCGKGFILNSHHQQEQNFHPVGKYCCRDCGRTFSKSSHLAYHQRIHTQERPFKCKVCQKAFKWNSNCLRHEKIHTGVKPYKCSLCEKAFQRLSAYRLHQETHAGQKIESNQYEESLTHSSVLDHHLEEQNEQKLFDCSQCRKSFHCKSYVLEHQRIHTQEKPYKCTKCRKTFRWKSNFNRHVKLHKTGEFREEDRCPDNFRKKKRSQPQVVSSVRKTLQCHQCGKTFAYKKTLIEHQRIHTGEKPYWCSECGKRFTYRSAFIVHKKKHAIKRKPENGPSFSQDTVLQVPQNSDTTKGPLICSQCGKAFRNHSLLLMHQRVHTREKPFKCWECGKVFRWSSNLYRHQRLHSWRHHCKKSLQQQYEYCKSEETPNPESKILTKDKPFWCEECGKTFTRKRSLLDHMGIHSGEKRFKCNVCGKSFDRNYRLVNHQRVHTLERSFKCHWCGEDFVQIRDLSVHQRKHTKMMQPKFSLPGLSSSRDSILNVQELKPIVGKSLEICEVPSGQRSMFTGLQNVRSKKKCYKCSLCGKSYRKHSQLITHNRFHTMDRPFKCRVCGKAYGWASNLARHMKIHF; via the exons ATGCCTCCAGGCAGGTGGCATACTGTCAGACCAGCTCAGGCCCAGGCTTCAAGGGAGCGAAGGCGTCTTCGCACtgtgaagaaagaagaggaggatgaTAGCTCTACTTCATTGTGCACTGCTAGGCCACAGACACTCAACCGCCCTGGCCAAGAGCTGTTCCGCCAGCTCTTCAGACAGCTTCGCTACCATGAGTCTTCTGGGCCCCTAGAAACTCTGAACCGCCTCCGGGAACTCTGCCGCTGGTGGATGAGGCCTGATGTTCTCTCCAAGGAGCAGATCCTggagctgctggtgctggagcagTTCCTGAGCATCCTGCCCGGGGAACTGCGGACCTGGGTGCAGCTCCATCACCCTGAGAGTGGTGAGGAGGCTGTGGCCCTGCTGGAGGAGCTACAGAGGGACCTTGATGGGACACCACAGAAG gaTCCACTCCTTGCTCAGAGCCTAGATGTGCATTGGATGGGGACAGGAGCCTTGCAGTCTGCACAGATATGGCCCTCTTCTTCGCCTCTCAAGAGTGGCTCTGCTCTTGGGGGCCACCTGGAACCTCCCCATGCAGTAGGAGTGTATGACTTCCTGGCTGGGCAATCCG ATCCTTTTGCCGCCCAGATGCCTTGCCCTTTGCAGAGAGAGGGGAGCACAGACGAGCAAGTTACCTCTGCCAGGTCCTTGACAGCCCAGCCCCAG GAAGCTTTGACTTTCAAGGATGTGGAGGTGACCTTCTCTCAGGATGAGTGGGTCTTCTTGGACTCAGTTCAGCGCAACCTATACCGGGATGTGATGCTGGAAAGTTATGGGCACATAGCTTCTCTGA TGGGACCATCTTCCAAACCTGCTGTGATCTCCTGGCTGGAAGCAAGGGAGCCATGGGTCCAGACTGTCCATGCAGTTCAGCCTAGCAGTGATCTGTGGACTATCCCTGCAG GAGGTGAGCCCCAGATTTGGACAAGCAAGGTCATCTTAGAACAAAACCCTTTGAAATGTACAGAAACCTTCACTGTGCCACCTGTATGTCCTGCAACATGTGTTTATGAGGGAACCAGGCTCAGAACATCTTTTGGACCAAACAGTAGTCTACAGAAGCACTGTGGCAGCCCGAGAGAAGTGAGAGTTAAGAAAGAAGAGATTGATTTCAATGACATGACAGAAAAAGAACCTGAAGTGACAGGAAGAAGTAATATTGTTGATCTAAAACATGGTACGTATGTGAGAGTTTCCATGAAAAAGCAATCCCTTAAACATGGCTGTGGCAGACACTTCAGAAAAAGTTCACACCATTATGACCACAAGAAGTCTGGGAAAGGGCCCCCACACACAGTCGAAGGGCTTGGAatacatcagagaattcataccGGCTTGAGAGGGAGTGAAAAGGACACTTGTGGAAAGGGCTTCATCCTCAATTCGCATCACCAACAGGAACAGAATTTTCATCCTGTGGGGAAGTACTGTTGTCGTGACTGTGGAAGGACCTTCAGTAAGAGTTCCCATCTTGCCTATCATCAGAGGATTCATACTCAGGAGAGGCCATTTAAATGTAAGGTGTGTCAGAAAGCCTTCAAATGGAACTCAAACTGTTTGCGACATGAGAAAATTCACACTGGAGTGAAACCTTATAAatgcagtttatgtgagaaagcTTTTCAGCGTCTATCAGCCTACCGCCTGCACCAGGAAACCCATGCTGGACAGAAAATTGAATCAAATCAGTATGAAGAATCTCTCACTCACAGCTCAGTGCTTGATCATCATTTGGAGGAGCAGAACGAGCAGAAGCTCTTTGATTGCAGCCAGTGTAGGAAATCCTTCCACTGTAAATCCTATGTTCTTGAACATCAAAGGATCCACACACAGGAGAAACCTTATAAATGCACCAAGTGTAGGAAAACATTTCGGTGGAAGTCAAACTTTAATCGCCATGTGAAGCTGCACAAGACGGGAGAGTTTCGTGAAGAAGACAGATGTCCAGACAACTTCAGGAAAAAGAAGCGCAGTCAGCCCCAGGTTGTCTCTTCTGTACGGAAAACTCTTCAGTGTCATCAGTGTGGGAAAACTTTTGCTTATAAGAAAACCCTCATTGAACaccagagaattcacacaggcgAGAAACCGTACTGGTGTAGTGAGTGTGGGAAAAGATTTACCTACAGGTCAGCCTTTATTGTTCATAAGAAGAAGCATGCCATTAAAAGAAAACCTGAGAATGGCCCATCTTTCAGTCAAGACACCGTGCTCCAAGTTCCTCAAAACAGTGACACTACAAAGGGTCCTCTCATATGCAGCCAGTGTGGCAAAGCCTTCCGTAACCACTCACTCCTTCTCATGCATCAAAGAGTTCACACTAGAGAAAAGCCCTTTAAGTGCTGGGAGTGTGGGAAAGTTTTTCGATGGAGTTCTAATCTCTACCGACACCAGCGGCTGCACTCTTGGCGCCATCATTGTAAGAAATCTTTGCAGCAGCAATATGAGTATTGCAAAAGTGAAGAGACTCCAAATCCAGAGTCAAAAATCCTCACTAAGGATAAGCCTTTTTGGTGTGAAGAGTGTGGGAAAACCTTTACACGTAAACGAAGTCTATTAGATCACATGGGAATACACAGTGGTGAGAAGCGCTTTAAGTGCAATGTATGTGGAAAATCTTTCGATAGAAATTATCGTCTTGTTAATCACCAGAGAGTACATACTTTAGAGAGATCTTTTAAATGTCATTGGTGtggtgaagattttgttcagatACGTGACCTGTCTGTTCATCAGAGAAAACATACCAAGATGATGCAGCCTAAATTCAGTCTTCCTGGCTTATCTTCCTCCCGGGATTCAATCTTGAATGTTCAAGAATTAAAACCAATTGTAGGGAAGTCCCTTGAAATCTGTGAGGTGCCTTCAGGCCAGCGCTCTATGTTCACAGGACTCCAGAATGTACGCTCTAAGAAAAAGTGCTACAAATGTAGCCTTTGTGGGAAAAGTTATAGGAAGCATTCGCAACTCATTACCCACAATAGATTTCACACTATGGACAGACCCTTCAAATGTAGGGTATGCGGGAAAGCCTATGGGTGGGCCTCCAATTTAGCTCGGCACATGAAAATCCACTTTTAA